Proteins from a genomic interval of Quercus robur chromosome 9, dhQueRobu3.1, whole genome shotgun sequence:
- the LOC126700080 gene encoding myrcene synthase, chloroplastic-like, with protein MANSNTSNNSIIVRRSANYQPSIWDYDYIQSLRNKYVGETCTGQSNVLKEHVRMMLHKVVDPLEQLELIDILQRLGLSHHFEGEMKRILEGLYNNDQSGDTWRKENLYATALKFRLLRQHGYNISQGVFNIFKDERGKFKACLCEETKGILSLYEASFLLTESENVLEELRNFTTKHLQEYVKQNKDKTLSAIVTYALELPLHWRIIKFETRWLIDIYRSREDMNPILLKLAEMDFNMVQAVHQEDLKQVSRWWKNTRLGENLIFARDRLMELFFWSMGMIDQPQFGCCRINLTKVGALLTIVDDVYDVYGTLDELKLFTDSIERWEINAMDQLPDYMKICFLILYNFVNEMAFDPLKEQGFHIIRYLKKAWSDLCKSFLLEAKWYHNGYIPSLAEYLENAWISISTPVILMHAYFMVTNPITKEALGCLEEYPKIFYWSSMILRLTNDLGTSANELKRGDVPKSIQCYMNETGASENDAREYVKSLISTAWKKVNEERVESSPFCQTFIEIAMNLARMGHFMYQYGDGFSVADRKTKDSILSLLIQPIPHFGMSSGNSNTTPNLNIN; from the exons ATGGCAAACAGCAATACTTCAAATAATTCCATTATTGTTCGGCGATCAGCAAATTATCAACCTTCCATTTGGGACTATGATTACATCCAGTCACTGAGAAACAAATATGTG GGAGAAACTTGCACTGGACAAAGTAATGTGTTGAAGGAACATGTGAGGATGATGCTTCACAAAGTGGTCGATCCTTTAGAGCAACTTGAGCTGATAGATATCTTGCAAAGACTTGGATTATCTCATCACTTCGAGGGAGAGATGAAGAGAATATTGGAAGGTCTATACAACAATGATCAAAGTGGTGATACGTGGAGAAAGGAGAATTTATATGCCACAGCTCTTAAATTTAGACTCCTAAGACAACATGGATATAACATCTCTCAAG gagttttcaatattttcaaggATGAGAGAGGGAAATTCAAGGCATGCCTTTGTGAGGAAACCAAGGGTATACTATCCTTGTATGAAGCATCATTCCTTTTGACAGAAAGTGAGAATGTGTTGGAGGAATTGAGAAATTTCACAACCAAGCACCTCCAAGAATATGTCAagcaaaataaagataaaactCTTTCTGCTATAGTGACTTATGCCTTGGAGCTTCCCCTGCATTGGAGAATAATAAAGTTTGAAACAAGGTGGCTTATTGATATATATAGGAGTAGAGAAGATATGAACCCTATCTTACTTAAGCTTGCAGAAATGGATTTCAACATGGTGCAAGCAGTCCACCAAGAAGATCTAAAACAAGTGTCAAG GTGGTGGAAGAACACTAGGCTTggagaaaatttgatatttgcaAGGGATAGGCTAATGGAGCTTTTCTTTTGGTCAATGGGCATGATAGATCAACCTCAGTTTGGGTGTTGTAGGATAAATTTAACAAAGGTGGGTGCACTGTTAACGATAGTAGATGATGTTTATGACGTATATGGAACTTTGGATGAACTCAAGCTCTTCACAGATTCCATTGAGAG ATGGGAGATCAATGCAATGGATCAGCTTCCAGATTATATGAAGATATGTTTCCTCATTCTCTACAACTTTGTTAATGAAATGGCTTTTGATCCCCTTAAGGAACAAGGATTCCACATCATTCGATACCTTAAAAAAGCG TGGTCAGATTTATGTAAATCTTTTTTGTTGGAGGCCAAGTGGTATCACAACGGATATATACCAAGCCTTGCAGAATACCTTGAGAATGCATGGATTTCAATATCAACACCAGTTATACTAATGCATGCTTACTTTATGGTCACCAATCCAATAACGAAGGAAGCCTTGGGTTGCTTGGAAGAGTACCCCAAAATATTCTATTGGTCATCAATGATTCTACGACTTACAAATGATCTCGGAACATCTGCA AATGAATTAAAAAGAGGTGATGTTCCAAAATCAATCCAATGTTACATGAATGAAACTGGTGCTAGTGAAAACGACGCTCGTGAGTATGTGAAGTCTTTGATTAGTACAGCATGGAAGAAGGTGAATGAAGAGAGAGTTGAAAGTTCTCCATTCTGTCAAACATTTATTGAAATTGCAATGAACCTTGCAAGGATGGGTCATTTCATGTACCAATATGGAGATGGGTTCAGTGTTGCAGACCGAAAAACTAAAGATAGTATATTATCGTTACTTATTCAGCCCATTCCACACTTTGGGATGTCTTCTGGCAATTCAAATACTACACCAAACTTGAACATCAATTAA